Proteins co-encoded in one Gossypium arboreum isolate Shixiya-1 chromosome 11, ASM2569848v2, whole genome shotgun sequence genomic window:
- the LOC108450926 gene encoding uncharacterized protein LOC108450926, producing MILDFEADKEVPIILGRPFLATRRTLIDVQKVSDLEDLIVEKELTSVEDPLERILTLDPPNDEEEDEYLALLEANQRGFNLQSCFESLELEKREYAQQKASIEEQSKLELKCVPKKGGITVVKNENNELIPTRTITRWRIFINYQKLNKATRKDHFPLPFLDQMPG from the exons ATGATCCTAGAttttgaagcagacaaagaagtaCCAATTATCCTAGGAAGACCGTTCTTAGCAACcagaaggacccttattgatgtacAGAAGG TATCTGACTTAGAGGATCTAATAGTGGAAAAGGAACTCACCTCTGTTGAGGATCCACTGGAAAGAATCTTGACATTGGAccctccaaatgatgaagaggaggatgagtACTTAGCTTTGCTCGAggctaatcaaaggggatttaatctGCAATCCTGTTTTGAATCTTTAGAGTTAGAGAAGAGGGAGTATGCCCAACAAAAAGCGTCAATCGAGGAACAAtctaaattagaactcaag TGCGTGCCAAAGAAGGGAGGTATTACAGTCGTAAAGAAcgagaataacgagttgataccaactagaacaATTACGAGATGGAGGATTTTCATTAATTACCAGAAGCTGAACAAGgcaactaggaaagatcactttcctttgccgtTCTTGGACCAGATGCCTGGATAG